TCATCCTGGCGCTCCTCGCCTCCGAGATCACGGCGGTCACCGGCAGGACGCCCTCGCAGCACTACACCGCGCTCACGGACCGCTTCGGCGCCCCCGCCTACGCGCGCGTCGACGCCCCGGCGTCGCGCGAGGAGAAGGCGCTGCTCGCCAAGTTGTCCCCGCGCCAGGTCACGGCCGACACCCTCGCCGGTGATCCGGTGACCTCGGTCCTCACCGAGGCCCCCGGCAATGGCGCCGCCCTCGGCGGCATCAAGGTCGCCACCGCCAACGCCTGGTTCGCGGCCCGCCCTTCGGGCACCGAGGACGTCTACAAGATCTACGGGGAGTCCTTCCTCGGCCCCGACCACCTGCGCCAGGTCCAGGACGAGGCCCGGTCGGTGGTGCTCACGGCCCTGGGCAGCTGACCTCCGGGGGCGCTCCCCGCGTCGCCTCGCGGTGAGCGCCCCGCTGACACCACGCCGTCGGCCAGATCGCGCAGGGCGTCACAGGGATGAGCGGCCTCTGTATCCCGTCCACCCTGCCCCGAGGCTCTACTTCCGCATCTCCTGTTCCTTCCACTGCGGGCAACGACCCACCAATTCACGCCCAACTCCCGTGCCAGCGGCCTTAGTTGACCGGCTGGTTCACGGCGTTCCGGTCTGTGCCGACGCCCCGTTGACAGGTGTCGGCCGGGGCCGAGGACATCAGCGGCCCCTGCGCGGTCCCTCAGGCAAGCGGGAATCCGGACCGGCCGAATAAGAGGGTTACCCCGAGCGAAGTCCAGTGCGGCTGATCCGGTGCTGTTTGGCATGTCCCCGACCCCCCTAGGTTCGCTGTGCTCCGCACAACGATCGGTCATGCCGTCAGACGTACGCACTCCACCGACAGTCGAAGGAGAAACTTCGTGCGCAGTCTCAGACACGCGATACTCCCGCTGGCCGCGGCCACCGTCCTCGCGCTGATAGGCGCGGCGACGACCGCCGAGGCCGCACCCGCCCCGGCGCAGACGCGAACCCAGACCGAGCGCGCCACCGCTGATCCAACCGCCGGGGGCGGTGCGTCCACTGCCGGCCGGACCGCACGTCTGTCCAGCGGTGCCCCGGTCGACTCGGCCCAGGACATCGCCGCGCTGGAGCGCTACTGGACGCCGGAGCGGATGGCGAACGCCGTCTCGCTCGACAAGCGGCCCGCCGCGCCGCGGCCCGGCGCCACCGAGAAGGCCGGCCCCACCGGGAAACCCGGCACGACCCCGTCCGCCCCCGCCCGTTCCGACGTCAGGGCCCCGCGCATCAACGAATCCGCCGCGGTGGGCAAGGTGTTCTTCACCAACCCCAGCAACGGCGGCACCTACGCGTGTTCGGCGAGCGCCCTCAACAGCGACTCGAAACAGATGGTCGTCACCGCCGGGCACTGTGTCCACGGCGGCAGCGGCGGTACGTGGATGACGAACTGGGTCTATGTGCCGCGTTACCGCTCCGGCGTCCGGCCCTTCGGCACCTTCGCCGCCAAGCAGATGCGCACGTTCAACGCCTAGATCAACAGCAGCGACCTCAGGCGGGACGTCGCCATGGTGACCACCTGGCCCCTCAACGGCAACAAGATCGTCAATGTCACCGGCGGTCACGGGATGAGCTGGAACTTCTCGCGCACACAACCCGTCACCATTCTCGGCTACCCGGGGAACTTCGACAGCGGGGAGATCCAGTGGGCGTGCACGGGAACGACCCGCGCGGCCAGTGACAACGGCATCGAGCTCCAGTGCAACTTCGGCGGCGGCTCCAGCGGCGGGCCGTGGCTGCGGGAGTTCAACGACTCCAACGGTCTCGGATCCGTCAACGGCGTGATGAGCACTGTCACCTCGACCGGCTGGAACGAGGCCGCCTACTTCGACGACGCGGTCAAGGCGATGTACGACGCCCAGGGCGGCGTCACCTGAGCGGCGTGAGCCGCTGGGCCGCGGCCGCCGCAGTGGTCGGGGCCGTCGTGGTGGCGGTGACAGCATGGCGCGCCGCGGCCACCGCCCCGGACCCCGGGTCCCAGCCCGACTCGGCCACCACGACCCACGAGACAGGGCAGGACCCGGATCAGGCCCGGGAGTACTGGACGCCCGAGCGGATGAGGGAAGCCGACGACGCGCCCATGCCGAAGCGCGACTGACGGCGGGCGGATCGGCCGGATTGGTTGCACGGGTCGGATAGATCGTGAGCAGGGCACCCAGGGCGTGGGGGCGGGGGACACCCCGCCCCCACGCCCCTGAGCGCTGTCTCAGCCCGCCGCCGGGTACACGCGGGTCACCTTGCCGTCGGGGTCGGCCTCCAGGTAACCGGACTGGTTGTACTCGTCGCTCAGGTAGACGGCCATTCCGGCCGGGGTGTCGAAGATGTCGTTGGGCTGTCTCACCAGCAGGTAACGGTTTTCCGGGTCGGGGACGTTGAGCTTCTTCTCCGCCTGCTTCAGGAGAGCGGGGACCTTGTCCCAGTCGAAGTCGTCGAGGCTGACGGGCTGTTCGCCACCGGCCAGTGTGCCCTTGATGATGCCCTTCTCCACGCCCCGCCCCGGGCGGTAGGTGTAGGTGTCGTACTTCGTGTCACTGTCGTCGACCATGAGCTGGGCCGACACGTAGTCCGGGTAGACCGAGAAGTCCCCGTACCGGTCGCGGCCGGTCTCCTCCTCGAACGCCTTGATCGCCGTACGGATGCCGTCCGGAGTCAGCATGCCGCCGGCCTCCACGTCCTTCGGCTGCCGCGTCTCCTCGTCGGCGTCGGTCGGTGACGCGCCGCCGGTCGGTGAGGCGGTCGACTTCGACTTCGACTTCGACTCCGAGGCCGAGGTCGAGGTGGTCGGCGAGACACCCGCGTTCGTGGCGCGGCCGTCGTCCAGGGGCAGCAGCCACCACAGCAGGACCAGGGCACCGGCGAGCGACACCCCCGACACGCTCCACAGGACGGCGAGACGCGGCCCGCGCCGACGCCGTGCCCCGCTCCCGGGGTGCACGGGCGTGGTCGTCGGCTGGTACGGAGACGCCCCCGGCAGGGACTGGACCAGCGGCGAGTCGACGGGCGGGGACTGGAAGGGCGCTGAATGGAGGGGCGGGGGCTGGAAGGGCGGGGGCTGAAGCGGTGTCTTCTGGACCGACGGCGACGGGACGGGCGGCGGCGGGCCGAACCCGGCGGCGGTGACACGCGTCGTACCGGCAGTGCCCGGGCCGGCCCCGGTGGCGGGCGTCGGCGGACGCAGCGCGTACGACGTGGGCTCGTCCCGCACGGCCGCGGTCGTCGGCCCCGCTTCGACCTCGGCGAGTCGCCGGTCCAGTACCTCCGCCGACGGCCGTGCCGCCGGATCCCGTACGAGCACGCTCATCAGGACGTCGCCCAGGGCACCGGCACGCTGCGGAGGCGCCACGTCGTCGTTGAGGACCGCGGCGAGGGTGGCCAGCGTGGAGCCCCGGCGCAGCGGGTGGTGGCCTTCCACGGCGGCGTACAGCATCATCGCCAGCGACCACAGGTCGGAGGCGGACCCGCCCTCCTGCCCGGATATGCGCTCCGGTGCCATGAAGTCGGGTGTCCCGATGACGGAGCCGGTGGCGGTGAGGCCGCTCGTCTCGCGGATGGCCGCGATACCGAAGTCGGTGAGGACGGGACGCCCGTCGGGACGCATCAGCACGTTGGCCGGCTTCACGTCCCGGTGCTGGATACCGGCGTCGTGCGCGGCGGTCAGCGCGCCCAGCACCTGTCGCCCGATCCGTGCCGCCTCGGCCGGCGGCATCGGCCCCTCGGCCAGCCGGTCGGCCAGCGAGCCACCGCTGACCAGCTCCATCACGATCCACGGGTAGGTGCCGTCGCCGCCGTCGACGATGTGGTGGATGGTGACCACGTTCGGATGGTCGATACGCGCCAGTGCCCTGGCCTCGCGCAGTACCCGCTCCCGCAGGGTCCGCGCCCCGTCGGGGTCGTACTCGGCGAGGTCCCGGTCGGGCGGGCGGACCTCCTTGACGGCCACGAGCCTGTGCAGCACCAGGTCCCTGGCCCGCCAGACGGTCCCCATCCCACCCCCGCCGAGGCGGGTCTCCAACTCGAAGCGCCCGTCGACGACTCGTCTCACGGGGCCTCTGTCGTCCTCGTTCATGGGCGGGAGCATAGTGGCCCCAACCGACAGCATTCGCCGCCCCGTGGACCAGGAGCCGGTTCGAGGTCAGCCGACGGGTCGACGGTGCAGCGGCTCCAGGGCGGCGGCCAGGACGTGCGGGTCGTGGTGGCCCTTGTGGACCGTCGGCGGCCGCCTGTCGAGGTGGAGGAGCCGGGACACCGCCGTCCACGCCGTGCGCACCGAGTACTCGACGGTGAGGACGACGTCGTCGGGCAGTTCGGCGAACTGGCCGATGAAAGCGAGGTTGACCGAACCCTCCGGCACGACCTCCGGCCGGTCGCCGTGGCGGCGTACCAGGAACTGGCTGGTGCGGTAGGGCATCAGACAGGGCACGACGGTGGAGGACTTCAGGACGCGGGTGGTGGTCCTCTCGTCGAAGGGCAGATGGTGGAGGACCTCTTCGAGGATCTCCCGGCCCGAGCACATGGTCATCGGCTTGGGTGTGTGGTTGCCGGAGCGGCCGGGGAAAAGGCCGTAGCCCCACCAGACGGACACACCGTCCGGCTGGTCGCGGTAGACCGGCTGGCGATCGGCCACGATCGTGAGCAGCCAGGGGGAGTCGGTGAAGGTCATCATGCCGCCCCGGCCGGTCTCGCGACCGCTGAACTCCGCGAGTGCGTCGAGGAAGGCGGGGTCGTCGGCGGTGACCGTGAACGACACCCCGCGGGACTCCTCGACATGCTTGTCGAAGACGGTCGGGTCGCCGAAGTCCTCGCGTCCGCGGGCCAGCCGGTGCCAGAGCAGCCAGGCGTCCGAGCGGTGCGGGGGCGGCGGCGGAGCGGCCAGGTGCGACCCGACACTGGTCGCGTCGGTCATCGAGCCGTTGGTGACCAGGACCAGGTCCTCGGGAGCGATGTCGATCCGCTCGTCGTGGCCGCTTCGGGAGAGGTGGATGCTGCTCACCGTTCCGCTCCTGGTCCCAGGGGCGAACCCCAGGTCGGTGACACGGCATCCGGTGCGGATGACGACCCCGCGCTGGCGCAGCCAGGACGTCAGGGGGCGCACGATCGAGTCGTACTGGTTGTACCGCGTGCGGTGGATGCCCGCCATGGAGCCGAACTCCGGGAGCAGATGGAGGAAACGCCTGAGATGGCGGTGGAACTCGACGGCGCTGTGCCAGGGCTGGAAGGCGAATGTGGTGCACCACATGAACCAGAAACCGGTGGTGAAGAAGTGCGGGCCGAAGCAGTCGGTGATCCGCTTGCCGTCCAGGTGTCTCTCGGGGGTGGCCGCGCACCGCACCAGTTCCCAACGGTCCCGCTCGGAGAAGCCCATGGACGTCGTGTCGACGATCTTTCCGTCGCCGTCGACGAGCCGGGCGACGTCGTCCCAGGCGAAGTCCTCGTGGCCGGCCAAAATCTCCTGGGTGACCGACACCGACGGGTCGTCCGTCGAAGGGATGGTGGACAACAGGTCGTAGGTGCAGCGGAACTCGGCCTCGAACATCCGCCCGCCCCGCATGGTGTAGCCGGCGTCCGGGGTGCCACCCGCGTCGAGACTGCCCCCGATGGAGCGCTGCCCCTCGTAGAGCTGAATGTCCGCTCCGTCGAAACCGCCCTCGCGGATCAGGAACGCCGCCGCCGCGAGCCCCGCGATGCCACCGCCCACGAGATATGCCTTCGCCATCACACAACTCCTCGTCCTCGCCCCGTGGCCGGGGCCGCGCACCAAAGATGGCCCGGGCCACGGGGCGCCGTCGGTGGGCCGTTGGTCATCTGCCGGGGCCGTACGGCCCTACCGAGCCGTGTGCGGGGCCTCGCTCCACCGGCGTCGGCTCCGCCGCGCCACGGGTGTGCTGCCGGTGCGGTGGCCGCGGTCCCGGAGGTGGGCGGCCCTGCCGGTCTGCCGACACAGCCGGTCGTGGAGTTCGTCGACGACCTCCGTGGCGGTGTCTTCCTCCGCGAGGACGACGAGAGGACGCCCGCCGCCCCCGCCGTCGCCGCCCTCGGCGGCGCGGACACCGGGGCGCCACGGCCGACCGGCTCGTTCGCCGTCGGCCGGTAGCGGCCCGCGGTCGACCTCACCGAGGCGCGGAGGCATCCTCCGACGCCGGCGCCGTTCCGGGGGGCGTCAGGTCGAAATCGACGGACACCACACCCTCCACGGCACGGACCAGCCGGGCCGCCACCGGCACCAGCGAGGTGTCCCGGACCCGGCCGCCGAGCCGTACGACGCCGTCCCGCACGTTCACGCGAACGGCGGAGGCAGGGGCCGGGAAGAGGTAGGCGACGACCTCACGTCGCACCTCCTCGGCGATCTCCTCGTCGGTGCGCAGGAACACCTTCAGCAGATCCGCGCGGCTGACGATGCCCTCCAGCACCCCGTCGGCGTCGACCACCGGGAGCCGCTTGACCTTGGCC
This genomic stretch from Streptomyces deccanensis harbors:
- a CDS encoding trypsin-like serine peptidase; amino-acid sequence: MRSLRHAILPLAAATVLALIGAATTAEAAPAPAQTRTQTERATADPTAGGGASTAGRTARLSSGAPVDSAQDIAALERYWTPERMANAVSLDKRPAAPRPGATEKAGPTGKPGTTPSAPARSDVRAPRINESAAVGKVFFTNPSNGGTYACSASALNSDSKQMVVTAGHCVHGGSGGTWMTNWVYVPRYRSGVRPFGTFAAKQMRTFNA
- a CDS encoding trypsin-like serine peptidase, whose product is MVTTWPLNGNKIVNVTGGHGMSWNFSRTQPVTILGYPGNFDSGEIQWACTGTTRAASDNGIELQCNFGGGSSGGPWLREFNDSNGLGSVNGVMSTVTSTGWNEAAYFDDAVKAMYDAQGGVT
- a CDS encoding serine/threonine-protein kinase; its protein translation is MNEDDRGPVRRVVDGRFELETRLGGGGMGTVWRARDLVLHRLVAVKEVRPPDRDLAEYDPDGARTLRERVLREARALARIDHPNVVTIHHIVDGGDGTYPWIVMELVSGGSLADRLAEGPMPPAEAARIGRQVLGALTAAHDAGIQHRDVKPANVLMRPDGRPVLTDFGIAAIRETSGLTATGSVIGTPDFMAPERISGQEGGSASDLWSLAMMLYAAVEGHHPLRRGSTLATLAAVLNDDVAPPQRAGALGDVLMSVLVRDPAARPSAEVLDRRLAEVEAGPTTAAVRDEPTSYALRPPTPATGAGPGTAGTTRVTAAGFGPPPPVPSPSVQKTPLQPPPFQPPPLHSAPFQSPPVDSPLVQSLPGASPYQPTTTPVHPGSGARRRRGPRLAVLWSVSGVSLAGALVLLWWLLPLDDGRATNAGVSPTTSTSASESKSKSKSTASPTGGASPTDADEETRQPKDVEAGGMLTPDGIRTAIKAFEEETGRDRYGDFSVYPDYVSAQLMVDDSDTKYDTYTYRPGRGVEKGIIKGTLAGGEQPVSLDDFDWDKVPALLKQAEKKLNVPDPENRYLLVRQPNDIFDTPAGMAVYLSDEYNQSGYLEADPDGKVTRVYPAAG
- a CDS encoding oleate hydratase: MAKAYLVGGGIAGLAAAAFLIREGGFDGADIQLYEGQRSIGGSLDAGGTPDAGYTMRGGRMFEAEFRCTYDLLSTIPSTDDPSVSVTQEILAGHEDFAWDDVARLVDGDGKIVDTTSMGFSERDRWELVRCAATPERHLDGKRITDCFGPHFFTTGFWFMWCTTFAFQPWHSAVEFHRHLRRFLHLLPEFGSMAGIHRTRYNQYDSIVRPLTSWLRQRGVVIRTGCRVTDLGFAPGTRSGTVSSIHLSRSGHDERIDIAPEDLVLVTNGSMTDATSVGSHLAAPPPPPHRSDAWLLWHRLARGREDFGDPTVFDKHVEESRGVSFTVTADDPAFLDALAEFSGRETGRGGMMTFTDSPWLLTIVADRQPVYRDQPDGVSVWWGYGLFPGRSGNHTPKPMTMCSGREILEEVLHHLPFDERTTTRVLKSSTVVPCLMPYRTSQFLVRRHGDRPEVVPEGSVNLAFIGQFAELPDDVVLTVEYSVRTAWTAVSRLLHLDRRPPTVHKGHHDPHVLAAALEPLHRRPVG